In Geobacter anodireducens, a genomic segment contains:
- a CDS encoding trehalose-phosphatase encodes MTYLFSHAGREELRDFVDRSTLFAFDLDGTLAPIVADPSRIMIPPDVHERLVRLNGMASVAVVTGRARADAARHLGFEPRFLVGNHGAEGLPGADAAERGFVSLCRGWRTQLGALLPEGEGTGIVMEDKGATLSLHYRSAPARETAHQRILDAVSRLVPAPRRVSGKEVENLVPAAAPHKGDALRRIMRHLGNARALFVGDDVTDEDVFRLGDEAIFGVRVGSSAGTAARYFIRGQDEMASLLDEVLATF; translated from the coding sequence ATGACCTATCTGTTCAGCCATGCCGGCCGCGAAGAGCTGCGGGATTTCGTCGACCGGTCCACCCTGTTCGCCTTTGATCTCGACGGCACCCTGGCCCCCATTGTTGCCGACCCGTCACGGATCATGATCCCGCCAGACGTGCACGAGCGCCTGGTCCGCCTGAACGGCATGGCATCCGTTGCCGTCGTTACCGGCCGTGCCCGGGCCGATGCGGCGCGGCACCTCGGCTTCGAGCCCCGCTTCCTGGTGGGAAACCATGGTGCCGAGGGGCTTCCCGGCGCCGATGCCGCGGAGCGCGGATTCGTCAGCCTCTGCCGCGGCTGGAGGACGCAGTTGGGGGCCCTTCTGCCGGAAGGGGAGGGCACCGGCATCGTCATGGAGGACAAGGGGGCCACCTTGTCGCTCCATTACCGAAGCGCCCCTGCCCGCGAGACAGCTCATCAACGCATCCTGGATGCCGTCTCCCGCCTGGTGCCCGCGCCCCGGCGGGTTTCCGGCAAGGAGGTCGAGAATCTCGTGCCGGCGGCCGCGCCCCACAAGGGGGACGCGCTTCGTCGCATCATGCGCCATCTCGGCAACGCCCGCGCGCTCTTTGTCGGTGACGACGTGACCGACGAGGACGTGTTCCGCCTCGGCGACGAAGCCATCTTCGGGGTTCGGGTCGGGAGCTCTGCCGGCACCGCGGCCCGCTACTTCATCCGGGGACAGGATGAGATGGCCTCTCTGCTTGATGAGGTTCTGGCCACGTTCTGA
- a CDS encoding universal stress protein yields the protein MKILLAFDGSPSSDAAAMEVCRRPWPPGSEVRVITVLSPVEPNLLGGEGDQATAFDYIISRQETAAIERLDAVTAEFEQRAPELSVTSALLAGRPKDAILTEAERWGADLIVVGAHGYGMVRRLLLGSVSLAVALHAPCSVEIVRGA from the coding sequence ATGAAAATTCTCCTTGCATTCGATGGCTCACCCAGCAGCGATGCCGCGGCCATGGAAGTATGCCGCCGTCCGTGGCCCCCGGGGAGCGAGGTCCGTGTTATCACCGTGCTTTCTCCTGTTGAGCCGAACCTGTTGGGCGGTGAGGGCGACCAGGCTACGGCCTTTGACTACATCATCAGTCGTCAGGAAACTGCTGCAATCGAGCGCCTTGACGCGGTAACGGCCGAATTCGAGCAACGGGCGCCGGAATTAAGCGTTACCTCGGCACTGCTGGCGGGACGCCCCAAGGACGCCATTCTCACCGAAGCCGAGCGCTGGGGCGCGGACCTGATCGTCGTCGGGGCCCACGGATATGGCATGGTCAGGCGTTTGTTGCTTGGCTCGGTATCCCTGGCCGTTGCACTTCATGCACCCTGCTCCGTGGAGATCGTGCGGGGGGCCTGA
- a CDS encoding cation:proton antiporter (subunit B of antiporter complex involved in resistance to high concentrations of Na+, K+, Li+ and/or alkali), whose protein sequence is MQSLFLATAVRLLLPLLLLFSLFLLLRGHNEPGGGFVGGLVAAAAFALHALAHGVAAARRVLRVEPRRLVAVGLLTALVSGLIPLALGLPFLTGLWSILPVPVIGHGGTPILFDTGVYLVVAGMALMIVFSLMEE, encoded by the coding sequence ATGCAATCACTCTTTCTGGCAACCGCGGTCCGGCTTCTCCTGCCGCTGCTGCTGCTCTTCTCGCTCTTTCTTCTCCTGCGCGGGCACAATGAGCCGGGCGGGGGGTTCGTTGGGGGGCTCGTGGCCGCGGCCGCCTTTGCCCTCCACGCCCTGGCCCATGGCGTGGCCGCGGCCCGGCGGGTGCTCCGGGTGGAGCCGCGTCGCCTGGTGGCGGTGGGGCTCCTGACCGCCCTGGTGAGCGGCCTCATCCCCCTGGCCCTGGGGCTTCCCTTTCTCACGGGGCTCTGGAGCATCCTGCCGGTGCCGGTCATCGGCCATGGCGGCACGCCGATCCTGTTCGACACGGGAGTCTATCTGGTGGTGGCCGGGATGGCGCTCATGATCGTGTTCAGCCTGATGGAGGAATAG
- a CDS encoding serine/threonine protein phosphatase, translated as MPEQAHPAGDGVAVASRIQQLLLPKTPPACRWGCIGVMNRMATALGGDYFDFISMPDGREMVFIGDVTGHDIQSSVVMSLVYGFLHHCALTVDNPLSMVSQLNRFLVRFADHGVELDHHFSSTLFLGIIDPASLRMEYVNAGHVPPRVLRRNSLHRLASTSPPVGFFAEAEVTTGFFGFERGDRLLLYTDGILDASNGTETFGAERLDAFLKTTAGSYIRFMDELAAALRDFGAGDPPDDDCSAIVIDIREPGTGA; from the coding sequence ATGCCAGAACAGGCACACCCGGCAGGGGACGGCGTGGCCGTGGCGAGCCGCATCCAGCAGTTGCTCCTGCCGAAGACCCCGCCAGCCTGCAGGTGGGGATGCATCGGGGTGATGAACCGGATGGCGACCGCGCTGGGGGGCGATTACTTCGATTTCATTTCCATGCCCGACGGCCGGGAGATGGTGTTCATCGGCGACGTAACCGGCCACGACATCCAGTCGTCGGTGGTGATGTCCCTGGTCTACGGTTTTTTGCACCACTGCGCCCTGACCGTTGACAACCCCCTCAGCATGGTGTCCCAGTTGAACCGGTTCCTCGTCCGTTTCGCCGACCACGGCGTGGAACTGGATCATCATTTTTCATCGACCTTGTTCCTGGGGATCATCGACCCCGCCTCCCTGCGCATGGAGTACGTGAACGCCGGGCACGTCCCGCCGCGGGTGCTGAGGCGGAACAGCCTTCACCGTCTTGCGTCCACGTCGCCGCCGGTCGGCTTCTTTGCCGAAGCCGAGGTGACGACCGGTTTCTTCGGGTTCGAGCGGGGGGACCGCCTGCTCCTCTATACGGACGGCATCCTCGATGCGTCCAATGGTACCGAGACCTTCGGGGCCGAACGGCTTGACGCGTTCCTCAAAACCACGGCCGGGAGCTACATCCGGTTCATGGACGAGCTTGCCGCCGCGTTGCGGGACTTCGGGGCGGGCGACCCGCCCGATGACGACTGCAGCGCCATCGTGATCGACATCCGGGAACCCGGGACAGGAGCCTGA
- a CDS encoding Na+/H+ antiporter subunit G yields MRDTIIAMLLGGGTFFAVVAAIGIVRFPDIYVRLSAATKASTLGVSLMLAGVALFFDDAAVTGKIAAIIVFIVLTAPVAAHMLGRSAYFSGVPLWEKSVRDDLASSGERCSRDDGAGDGGPADSGVRKGPD; encoded by the coding sequence GTGCGTGACACGATCATCGCCATGCTCCTGGGCGGGGGGACCTTTTTCGCCGTGGTGGCCGCCATCGGCATCGTGCGGTTCCCTGACATCTATGTGCGGCTCTCGGCGGCCACCAAGGCATCCACCCTGGGGGTAAGCCTCATGCTGGCAGGGGTGGCGCTTTTCTTCGACGACGCCGCCGTCACCGGGAAGATCGCCGCCATTATCGTCTTCATCGTCCTGACGGCGCCGGTGGCGGCCCACATGCTGGGCCGGAGCGCCTATTTCAGCGGGGTCCCCCTCTGGGAGAAAAGCGTCCGGGACGACCTGGCGTCCTCGGGGGAGCGGTGCTCGCGGGACGATGGCGCCGGGGACGGCGGCCCGGCCGATTCCGGTGTCAGAAAAGGACCCGATTAG
- a CDS encoding cation:proton antiporter yields MTPFLANILLALAWMALTGTYTAGGFFTGVAVGFFVLWIARRGRGTTGYLARVRAVAGFIAFFCRELVLANLRVAHDVLTPRHHMTPGIVAVPLDVESDLEITVLATVITLTPGSLSLHLADDRRTLYVHAMYANDPQALVREIKEGFERRVREVFR; encoded by the coding sequence GTGACCCCGTTTCTTGCCAATATCCTTCTGGCCCTGGCCTGGATGGCCCTTACCGGCACCTACACGGCCGGCGGGTTTTTCACTGGCGTGGCCGTGGGGTTCTTCGTGCTCTGGATTGCCCGCCGGGGACGGGGCACGACCGGTTATCTCGCCAGGGTGCGGGCCGTGGCGGGTTTCATTGCCTTCTTCTGCCGGGAACTGGTGCTGGCCAACCTGCGGGTGGCCCACGACGTTCTCACGCCGCGCCATCATATGACCCCGGGCATCGTGGCGGTGCCCCTGGATGTGGAGAGCGACCTGGAAATTACCGTGCTCGCCACCGTGATCACCCTTACGCCGGGAAGCCTGAGCCTTCACCTGGCCGACGACCGGCGGACCCTTTATGTCCATGCCATGTATGCAAACGACCCGCAAGCCCTGGTGAGGGAGATCAAGGAGGGGTTTGAGCGCCGGGTCAGGGAGGTGTTTCGGTGA
- a CDS encoding mechanosensitive ion channel protein MscS, with translation METFRDILVQLRQFLEVPLVRLGGAPVTLWAIIQLVVLVVLLFYLSGKLRTWIVDQLLSRTRMEPGARQATGSIIRYTVIAVGFVVILQTAGIDLTALNVLAGAVGIGLGFGLQNVVNNFVSGIIILFERPIKVGDRIVVGTVEGDVIHIGGRSTTVVTNDNITIIVPNSKFITENVVNWSHNERKVRFRIPVSVAYGSDVHLVERLLLEVAAANPDVLEKPAPGVRLMAFGESGLNFELRVWSTTLIHRRGFLTSTLNYAIYKIFADNGIEIPFPRRDIRVLTDGVGNRVQ, from the coding sequence ATGGAAACGTTCCGCGATATTCTGGTTCAGCTCAGGCAATTTCTCGAGGTTCCCCTCGTGAGGCTGGGAGGGGCTCCGGTCACCCTCTGGGCCATCATTCAACTGGTGGTGCTGGTGGTGCTCCTCTTCTACCTGTCGGGCAAGCTCCGGACCTGGATTGTCGATCAGCTTCTCTCCCGGACCAGGATGGAGCCGGGTGCCCGCCAGGCCACCGGCTCCATCATTCGCTACACGGTCATTGCCGTCGGGTTCGTTGTCATCTTGCAGACCGCGGGCATCGACCTCACCGCACTCAACGTCCTGGCAGGCGCCGTGGGCATCGGTCTCGGTTTCGGCCTTCAGAACGTCGTCAACAACTTCGTCAGCGGCATCATCATCCTCTTCGAGCGCCCCATCAAGGTGGGGGACCGGATCGTGGTGGGGACCGTGGAGGGGGATGTGATCCACATCGGCGGCAGGAGCACCACGGTGGTGACCAACGACAACATCACCATCATCGTGCCCAATTCCAAATTCATCACCGAGAATGTGGTGAACTGGAGCCACAACGAACGAAAGGTCCGGTTCCGGATTCCGGTCAGCGTCGCCTACGGCAGTGATGTTCACCTGGTGGAACGGCTCCTTCTGGAGGTGGCGGCCGCCAACCCCGATGTGCTGGAAAAGCCGGCTCCGGGCGTGCGCCTGATGGCGTTCGGCGAGAGCGGCCTCAACTTTGAGCTGCGGGTCTGGAGCACGACCCTCATCCATCGGCGGGGATTCCTTACGAGCACGCTCAATTATGCTATTTACAAAATATTTGCCGACAATGGCATTGAGATTCCGTTTCCCCGGCGCGATATTCGCGTGCTAACGGATGGTGTCGGTAACCGGGTGCAATGA
- a CDS encoding cation:proton antiporter, translating to MTLDAFVSYVVLPLLGGGIVLAFVRLVRGPSLPDRVVALDLMATLIIALSAAYAVATGQHAYLDAAIVLALVIFLGTVAFAYYLHRSGGGA from the coding sequence GTGACCCTCGACGCATTTGTCAGTTATGTGGTCCTTCCCCTGCTCGGAGGGGGAATCGTGCTGGCCTTCGTGCGGCTGGTCCGGGGGCCGAGCCTGCCGGACCGGGTGGTTGCCCTGGACCTGATGGCGACCCTCATCATCGCCCTGTCCGCCGCCTATGCTGTGGCTACCGGACAGCACGCCTACCTGGACGCGGCCATCGTCCTCGCCCTGGTCATCTTTCTGGGGACCGTGGCCTTTGCCTACTATCTGCACCGGAGCGGCGGCGGTGCGTGA
- a CDS encoding peptidoglycan-associated lipoprotein, translated as MKYLRATLLVVFSIACATGCAKKELIVPEPAVTSASAQPPATEPAAPPAATIDAHEPIAAADIVEDRTAPAGTAAQASPLKTVYFDFDAWVLTAATREILAANAEWLRKNPGVAVTLEGHTDERGSDAYNLALGEQRAKSAMKYLQTLGIDAGRMTVVSYGEEKPAVEGHDESAWAGNRRVEFIPKR; from the coding sequence ATGAAATACCTACGCGCCACGCTTCTCGTCGTTTTCAGCATCGCCTGTGCCACAGGTTGTGCCAAGAAGGAGCTCATCGTGCCGGAGCCGGCGGTCACCTCCGCATCGGCCCAGCCCCCTGCCACGGAACCTGCTGCGCCGCCGGCAGCGACGATTGACGCACACGAACCCATTGCCGCAGCGGACATTGTCGAGGATCGCACAGCACCGGCCGGCACTGCGGCCCAGGCAAGTCCCCTGAAAACCGTTTACTTCGACTTTGACGCCTGGGTCCTCACCGCTGCGACCCGGGAAATCCTGGCCGCCAATGCCGAATGGCTCCGGAAAAACCCCGGAGTGGCGGTCACCCTCGAAGGACATACCGACGAACGGGGATCCGACGCCTACAACCTCGCCCTGGGGGAGCAGCGGGCCAAATCTGCCATGAAGTACCTGCAGACTCTCGGCATCGATGCGGGTCGCATGACCGTGGTGAGCTACGGAGAAGAGAAGCCCGCCGTCGAAGGCCACGATGAGTCCGCCTGGGCCGGGAACCGGCGCGTCGAGTTCATCCCCAAGCGCTGA
- a CDS encoding cation:proton antiporter (subunit C of antiporter complex involved in resistance to high concentrations of Na+, K+, Li+ and/or alkali) yields MESVLAIVIGGLYAAGLYLMVRRSIVKMIFGLALLGNAANLLIFTVGRLTRGRPPYVPVGGTEPVPPVADPLPQALILTAIVIGFGVQAFALVLIKRVYQTVGTDDLDEMTTTDTDPRSNG; encoded by the coding sequence GTGGAAAGCGTTCTGGCAATCGTCATCGGCGGGCTGTACGCAGCAGGGCTCTACCTCATGGTGCGGCGGAGCATCGTCAAGATGATCTTCGGCCTGGCGCTTCTGGGGAATGCGGCCAATCTCCTCATCTTCACCGTGGGGCGCCTCACCCGCGGGCGGCCCCCCTACGTGCCGGTCGGCGGGACCGAGCCGGTCCCGCCGGTGGCCGACCCGCTGCCCCAGGCCCTGATCCTGACCGCCATCGTCATCGGCTTCGGGGTGCAGGCCTTTGCCCTGGTCCTGATCAAGCGGGTCTACCAGACCGTGGGCACCGATGACCTGGACGAGATGACCACGACCGATACCGATCCCCGGAGCAATGGATGA
- a CDS encoding histidine kinase: MMKQSSKAKHYAVLMGVAWTLAVGVSLLWSFVQERDASHEAARVAARAQFEKDIVYRRWNAGHGGVYVPVTERAQPNPWLAGQRYRDVETTTGQRLTLINPAYMTRQVHELSYESSGIRGHITSLRPIRQANAPDPWETRALESFERGQQEYSSVEQMDGVAHLRLMRPLMVEQSCLGCHAGPGYSVGDVRGGISVSVPLAPYSALARKQMAATGAGHLTFWAVGLGGIILAARRISRDDRSLLLQQARLAESEERNRLLSEVALEGIVIHDQGVVLDMNARFAKLSGYSREELQGVNVISLLFHPDDIGSLLDKIGRAYSEPYQVRGVKKDGTVFDVEIEGYNMQYGGKSVRVVSVRDITERRRAEEALRESEVLFRTLFEHHAAVKLIIDPATGAIVDANNAAARFYGWSRERLKAMNIRDINILSPAELAKELEHAETMERIHFFFRHRRADDSIRDVEVFCSRIEVKGKRYLHSIVHDVTERKRTEEELVLAKEQAESANRAKSDFLANMSHEIRTPMNGVIGMIGLLLETGLADEQRRYAETVRTSAESLLQIIDDILDFSKVEAGRLEMETVDFDLRILLDDLAEQMAFKANEKGLTFTCSLPSEVPRFLRGDPVRLRQVLVNLAGNALKFTHQGEISVQVSPLAETDDSTMLRFAVCDTGIGIPPEKTELLFEKFTQADASITRNYGGTGLGLAICRRLVQMMGGEIGVTSRPGAGSEFWFTASFGTQHLPDRKYSPENSARPGDGDDPLQLLRALARDNIRILLVEDNATNRQVALGILKRLGLRGEAVTNGAEALDALAATPYDLVLMDVQMPVMDGFEATRRIRDVRSPVLNHEIPVIALTAHAMKGDRHKCLDAGMNDYLAKPIFPRALAEMLVRWLTGRCRVSGGSDGERADPVPGVPDGIPVFDRLGLQERLMGDESLVAEVVAAFLADMPGLVGRLRAGVAAEEPATVAHWAHTIKGGAASVGGERLRTAAAAMEHAAVAGDAGGAARCMSVLEDEFGRLRKAMEQGCAKE; the protein is encoded by the coding sequence ATGATGAAACAGTCTTCCAAGGCAAAGCACTATGCGGTGCTCATGGGTGTTGCGTGGACTCTTGCCGTTGGCGTTTCGCTGCTCTGGAGTTTCGTCCAGGAGCGGGATGCGAGCCATGAGGCAGCGAGGGTGGCCGCCAGGGCCCAGTTCGAGAAGGACATCGTATACCGGCGCTGGAACGCCGGTCACGGCGGCGTATATGTCCCGGTAACGGAACGCGCCCAGCCCAATCCGTGGCTTGCCGGCCAGAGATACCGGGATGTGGAAACCACCACGGGGCAGCGGCTCACCCTCATCAATCCCGCCTACATGACACGCCAGGTCCACGAGCTCAGTTACGAGAGTTCGGGCATCCGCGGCCACATCACGAGCCTCAGGCCCATCAGGCAGGCCAATGCCCCTGATCCGTGGGAAACCCGGGCCCTGGAATCCTTCGAGCGCGGGCAGCAGGAATACTCCTCGGTCGAACAGATGGACGGCGTTGCCCATCTGCGCCTGATGAGGCCGCTGATGGTGGAGCAGTCCTGCCTGGGATGCCATGCCGGCCCGGGCTATTCAGTGGGAGACGTTCGCGGGGGGATCAGCGTTTCGGTCCCCCTTGCGCCCTATTCGGCCCTTGCCCGGAAACAGATGGCCGCAACGGGCGCGGGCCATCTGACCTTCTGGGCCGTGGGGCTGGGGGGCATCATCCTGGCGGCGCGCCGGATCTCCCGCGACGACCGCTCTCTTCTCTTGCAGCAGGCCCGGCTTGCCGAGAGCGAAGAGCGCAACCGGCTCCTTTCCGAGGTGGCCCTGGAGGGGATCGTTATCCACGACCAGGGCGTCGTCCTGGATATGAACGCCAGATTCGCGAAGCTTTCCGGCTATTCCCGGGAGGAGCTGCAGGGCGTAAACGTGATCTCCCTGCTGTTCCATCCGGACGATATCGGCTCCCTGCTCGATAAGATTGGCAGGGCATATTCCGAGCCCTACCAGGTGCGGGGGGTGAAAAAGGACGGGACAGTCTTCGATGTGGAGATCGAGGGCTATAATATGCAGTACGGGGGCAAGTCCGTGCGGGTCGTGTCGGTGCGGGACATCACCGAGCGCAGGCGGGCCGAGGAGGCCCTGCGCGAAAGCGAGGTGCTCTTCAGGACTCTGTTCGAGCATCATGCGGCCGTGAAGCTGATCATCGATCCCGCCACCGGTGCCATCGTTGACGCCAATAACGCGGCGGCGCGCTTCTACGGCTGGTCCCGCGAGCGGCTCAAGGCCATGAATATCCGGGATATCAACATCCTTTCACCCGCAGAACTGGCGAAAGAGCTGGAACATGCCGAAACAATGGAGCGGATCCACTTCTTTTTCCGTCACCGCCGGGCTGACGATTCCATCAGGGACGTGGAGGTGTTCTGCAGCAGGATCGAGGTAAAGGGGAAAAGGTATCTGCACTCCATCGTTCACGACGTTACCGAGCGCAAACGGACAGAGGAAGAGCTCGTTCTCGCCAAGGAGCAGGCCGAATCCGCCAACAGGGCAAAGTCGGACTTCCTCGCCAACATGAGCCATGAGATCCGCACTCCCATGAACGGCGTGATCGGCATGATCGGGCTGCTGCTGGAAACGGGGCTCGCGGACGAGCAGCGGCGGTATGCCGAAACCGTCCGGACCAGCGCCGAATCACTGCTGCAGATCATCGACGACATTCTCGATTTCTCCAAGGTCGAGGCCGGCAGGCTGGAGATGGAAACCGTGGACTTTGACCTGCGCATCCTGCTGGATGATTTGGCAGAGCAGATGGCGTTCAAGGCGAATGAAAAGGGGTTGACGTTCACCTGCTCGCTCCCGTCCGAGGTGCCCCGATTCCTGAGGGGCGATCCGGTCCGGCTGAGGCAGGTGCTGGTCAATCTGGCGGGGAATGCCCTCAAATTCACCCACCAGGGGGAAATCTCCGTGCAGGTCAGCCCCCTGGCGGAAACGGACGATTCGACCATGCTCCGCTTTGCCGTCTGCGATACCGGCATCGGCATCCCGCCGGAGAAAACGGAGCTTCTGTTTGAGAAGTTTACCCAGGCGGATGCCTCGATCACGCGCAACTATGGCGGCACCGGCCTCGGCCTGGCCATCTGCAGGCGGCTGGTGCAGATGATGGGCGGAGAGATCGGGGTCACCAGCCGGCCCGGCGCGGGGTCAGAATTCTGGTTCACGGCCTCCTTCGGCACACAGCACCTCCCGGACCGGAAGTACTCTCCGGAGAACAGTGCCCGTCCGGGCGACGGAGACGACCCGCTGCAACTGCTTCGGGCTCTGGCGCGCGACAACATCCGTATCCTGCTGGTGGAAGACAACGCCACCAACCGGCAGGTGGCCCTCGGGATCCTGAAACGGCTCGGCCTGCGGGGCGAGGCCGTGACCAACGGCGCAGAGGCATTGGACGCGCTGGCGGCGACTCCCTACGACCTGGTCCTGATGGATGTCCAGATGCCGGTGATGGACGGTTTCGAGGCAACCCGGCGCATTCGCGACGTCCGTTCCCCGGTCCTCAACCACGAGATTCCCGTCATCGCGCTCACGGCCCATGCCATGAAGGGGGACCGGCACAAGTGTCTGGACGCGGGCATGAACGACTATCTGGCCAAACCGATCTTTCCCCGCGCCCTGGCCGAGATGCTGGTCAGGTGGCTCACTGGCCGCTGCCGGGTTTCAGGCGGCAGCGACGGGGAACGCGCGGACCCGGTGCCGGGTGTGCCGGATGGGATTCCCGTGTTTGACCGGCTGGGTTTGCAGGAGCGGCTCATGGGAGACGAGTCGCTGGTGGCAGAGGTCGTTGCGGCATTCCTGGCAGATATGCCCGGTCTGGTAGGACGGCTCAGGGCGGGCGTTGCTGCCGAAGAACCGGCAACCGTGGCCCATTGGGCCCATACCATCAAGGGTGGGGCCGCCAGTGTCGGCGGGGAGCGGCTGCGGACGGCGGCCGCCGCCATGGAACATGCGGCTGTTGCCGGAGACGCGGGTGGTGCCGCCCGCTGCATGAGCGTGCTGGAAGATGAATTCGGTCGTTTGCGCAAGGCCATGGAGCAGGGCTGCGCCAAGGAGTGA
- a CDS encoding phosphoribosylaminoimidazole carboxylase: MEKAATSSATGTLADRAPLVGILTGSPNDLPTVVKVRDTLTELGIPSEIVVASAHRTPDKVLTYLDRAHTEGVQVLIGCAGVAAHLAGVIAGHTRLPVIGLPLGNGPLSGMDSLLSTVQMPPGVPVATVAIDGSRNAAMLAARILALKYPEIDKALEEAARKERERYDLTADEALAKLALCVK, translated from the coding sequence ATGGAAAAAGCCGCAACATCGAGCGCAACCGGCACTCTCGCCGACCGCGCGCCGCTGGTGGGAATCCTGACCGGGAGCCCCAATGATCTGCCCACGGTGGTGAAGGTGCGCGACACCCTGACCGAGCTCGGCATCCCGAGCGAGATCGTGGTGGCCTCAGCCCACCGGACCCCCGACAAGGTCCTCACCTACCTGGACCGGGCCCATACGGAAGGGGTGCAGGTACTGATCGGCTGCGCCGGCGTGGCCGCCCACCTGGCGGGCGTGATCGCCGGACACACGCGGTTGCCGGTCATCGGCCTGCCGCTCGGCAACGGCCCCCTTTCGGGAATGGACAGCCTCCTCTCCACCGTGCAGATGCCCCCGGGCGTGCCGGTGGCCACGGTGGCCATCGACGGGAGCCGCAATGCGGCCATGCTGGCGGCCAGAATCCTGGCCCTCAAATACCCGGAGATCGACAAAGCCCTGGAGGAGGCGGCCCGGAAGGAGCGCGAACGCTACGACCTGACCGCCGACGAGGCCCTGGCAAAACTCGCCTTGTGCGTCAAGTAA